The following proteins come from a genomic window of Corynebacterium sp. P4-C1:
- a CDS encoding phosphoenolpyruvate carboxykinase (GTP) gives MTAAVKGLEGQAPTENEQLIEWINEAVELFQPDKVVFADGSQEEWDRLAAELVEKGTLIKLNEEKRPNSFLARSHPSDVARVESRTFIATETADGAGPTNNWVAPDELKAEMTERFRGAMKGRTMYVVPFCMGPISDPDPKLGVQLTDSAYVVMSMRIMTRMGQEALDKIGKDGDFVHCLHSVGAPLEPGEEDVAWPCNDTKYISQFPETKEIWSYGSGYGGNAILAKKCYALRIASVMAKEEGWMAEHMLILKLIDPEGKAYHVTGAFPSACGKTNLAMITPTIPGWKAEVVGDDIAWLKLRDDGLYAVNPENGFFGVAPGTNYASNPNAMRSMEPGNTLFTNVALTDDGDVWWEGMDGETPEHLIDWQGNDWTPEATTPAAHPNSRYCVPITQCPSAAEEFDDWRGVKVDAILFGGRRPSTIPLVTEARDWNHGTMIGSLLSSGQTAASLEAKVGSLRHDPMAMLPFIGYNVGDYFQNWIDRGNEGGDRMPSIFLVNWFRRGDDGRFLWPGFGENSRVLKWVVDRIEGRVEADETVAGNVARAEDLDLEGLDTPIEDVREALAVNPEEFAADFEEGKEYLGTLGDRVPQEIFDELEKSRSMI, from the coding sequence ATGACCGCTGCAGTGAAGGGGTTGGAGGGGCAGGCCCCCACCGAGAACGAGCAGTTGATCGAGTGGATCAACGAAGCAGTCGAGTTGTTCCAGCCGGACAAGGTGGTCTTCGCTGACGGCTCCCAGGAAGAGTGGGACCGTCTCGCCGCCGAGCTGGTGGAGAAGGGCACGCTGATCAAGCTCAACGAGGAGAAGCGTCCGAACAGCTTCCTCGCCCGCTCCCACCCGTCCGATGTGGCGCGTGTGGAATCCCGCACCTTCATCGCCACCGAGACCGCCGACGGCGCCGGCCCCACCAATAACTGGGTCGCCCCGGACGAGCTCAAAGCCGAGATGACCGAGCGCTTCCGTGGTGCGATGAAGGGCCGCACCATGTACGTCGTGCCGTTCTGCATGGGCCCGATCTCCGACCCGGATCCGAAGCTTGGTGTGCAGCTGACGGATTCCGCTTACGTGGTCATGTCCATGCGCATCATGACGCGCATGGGCCAGGAGGCCCTGGACAAGATCGGCAAAGACGGCGATTTTGTGCACTGCCTGCACTCCGTCGGCGCGCCGCTCGAGCCGGGCGAGGAAGATGTCGCGTGGCCGTGCAACGACACCAAGTACATCTCCCAGTTCCCGGAGACCAAGGAGATCTGGTCCTACGGCTCCGGCTACGGCGGCAACGCCATCCTGGCGAAGAAGTGCTACGCCCTGCGCATCGCGTCCGTGATGGCGAAGGAAGAGGGCTGGATGGCCGAGCACATGCTCATCCTCAAGCTCATCGACCCAGAGGGCAAGGCTTACCACGTCACCGGTGCTTTCCCGTCCGCCTGCGGCAAGACCAACCTGGCCATGATCACCCCGACCATCCCGGGCTGGAAGGCCGAGGTCGTCGGCGACGACATCGCGTGGCTGAAGCTGCGCGACGACGGCCTGTACGCGGTCAACCCGGAGAACGGTTTCTTCGGTGTCGCACCGGGCACGAACTACGCCTCCAACCCGAACGCGATGCGTTCCATGGAGCCGGGTAACACCCTGTTCACCAACGTCGCGCTCACCGACGACGGCGATGTCTGGTGGGAAGGCATGGACGGCGAGACGCCGGAGCACCTCATCGACTGGCAGGGCAACGACTGGACTCCGGAGGCCACGACTCCGGCGGCCCACCCGAACTCCCGCTACTGCGTTCCCATTACCCAGTGCCCGTCTGCGGCTGAGGAATTCGACGACTGGCGCGGCGTGAAGGTCGACGCGATCCTCTTTGGCGGCCGCCGCCCGTCCACCATCCCGCTGGTCACCGAGGCCCGCGACTGGAACCACGGCACCATGATCGGCTCCCTGCTCTCTTCCGGCCAGACCGCCGCATCCCTGGAGGCGAAGGTCGGTTCCCTGCGCCACGACCCGATGGCGATGCTTCCGTTCATCGGCTACAACGTGGGCGACTACTTCCAGAACTGGATCGACCGCGGCAATGAAGGCGGCGACCGCATGCCGTCGATCTTCCTGGTCAACTGGTTCCGCCGCGGCGATGACGGCCGCTTCCTGTGGCCGGGCTTCGGCGAGAACTCCCGCGTGCTCAAGTGGGTCGTCGACCGCATTGAGGGCCGCGTCGAGGCCGACGAGACAGTCGCCGGCAATGTCGCCCGCGCCGAGGACCTCGACCTCGAAGGCCTGGACACGCCGATCGAGGACGTCCGCGAAGCACTCGCCGTGAACCCGGAGGAATTCGCCGCCGACTTCGAGGAGGGCAAGGAGTACCTGGGCACTCTCGGCGACCGCGTCCCGCAGGAGATCTTCGACGAGCTGGAGAAGTCCCGCTCGATGATCTAA
- a CDS encoding methyltransferase domain-containing protein, with translation MDIRLERTRNLATLERAVDLLRSFRLEQTRPDIFYRELAEDTHALIDALSRDITRTGLTDKRILDVGGGPGYFAEAFGDSWYVGLEPSISEMSAAGLSGYGAVRGDGSALPFTDGAFDVTYSSNVVEHVADPQALCDEMLRVTAPGGLVVVSYTVWLGPFGGHETGLWPHYVGGDFARRRYERIHGRPPKNVWGESLFAVSAKWGLDWADNAEKAGATKITAFPRYHPGWAWWLTSVPVLREFAVSNLVLVLQA, from the coding sequence ATGGACATCCGGCTGGAACGCACGCGCAACTTAGCCACGTTGGAGCGCGCGGTGGATCTGTTGCGGTCGTTTCGCCTCGAGCAGACACGCCCGGACATCTTCTACCGCGAGCTCGCGGAAGACACGCATGCGCTTATCGACGCGCTAAGCCGCGACATCACCCGCACCGGCCTCACCGACAAACGGATCTTGGATGTCGGCGGAGGGCCAGGCTATTTCGCGGAGGCGTTCGGGGATAGCTGGTATGTGGGGCTGGAACCGTCGATAAGCGAAATGTCGGCGGCTGGTTTGAGCGGTTACGGCGCAGTGCGCGGCGACGGCTCAGCGCTGCCCTTCACAGATGGCGCGTTCGATGTGACGTACTCGTCGAATGTGGTCGAGCATGTGGCGGACCCGCAGGCATTGTGCGACGAAATGCTGCGCGTCACCGCCCCCGGGGGGCTCGTGGTGGTCAGCTACACCGTGTGGCTCGGGCCCTTCGGCGGGCACGAGACGGGCCTGTGGCCGCACTATGTTGGCGGCGATTTCGCGCGGCGGCGCTATGAGCGCATTCACGGGCGTCCGCCGAAGAATGTGTGGGGCGAATCGCTGTTCGCGGTCTCCGCGAAATGGGGTCTGGACTGGGCGGACAACGCGGAAAAAGCCGGCGCGACAAAAATCACCGCGTTCCCCCGCTACCACCCGGGGTGGGCCTGGTGGCTCACTTCGGTGCCGGTGCTGCGGGAGTTCGCGGTGTCGAACCTGGTGCTGGTTCTCCAGGCGTGA
- a CDS encoding glycosyltransferase family 4 protein, whose product MKILLLCWRDTTHPQGGGSERYLERVGAYLASQGHEVIYRSASHTDAPHRSLRDGIRFQRFGGKYTVYLRAPFAVWGSGADVVVDTQNGIPFFARLFTRRPVVLLTHHCHKEQWPVAGPVIGRLGWFLESKLAPWVYRGAQYVTVSEASRADLVALGVNRDDIAIIENGVDPVPADLPALQPDGKTHLVVLSRLVPHKRIEQAIDTVRDLPGVVLDIVGSGWWEDQLRTYAADLGDRVIFHGHVGDDLKHALLARSDLHLMPSAKEGWGIAVVEAGQHGVPTVGYREAGGLRDSIVDGETGILVDDEAEFRAAVRALVEDAARRASLGDAARSRAAHYSWPETGRKFASLLRRVVG is encoded by the coding sequence ATGAAGATCCTCTTGCTGTGCTGGCGCGACACCACCCACCCTCAAGGCGGTGGCAGCGAACGCTACCTAGAGCGCGTCGGCGCGTACTTGGCCAGTCAGGGGCACGAGGTGATCTACCGCAGCGCCAGCCACACAGACGCGCCGCACCGCTCGCTTCGCGACGGCATCCGTTTCCAACGCTTCGGCGGCAAATACACGGTCTATCTGCGTGCTCCTTTCGCGGTGTGGGGGAGTGGGGCGGACGTGGTCGTCGATACGCAAAACGGAATTCCGTTCTTCGCGCGGCTATTCACGCGCAGACCCGTCGTGCTGCTCACCCACCATTGCCACAAGGAGCAATGGCCCGTCGCTGGCCCCGTGATCGGGCGATTGGGCTGGTTCCTTGAGTCGAAGCTGGCGCCCTGGGTGTACCGCGGTGCGCAATACGTGACTGTGTCGGAAGCGTCGCGTGCGGACTTAGTCGCGCTCGGCGTGAACCGCGACGACATCGCAATCATTGAAAACGGCGTCGACCCCGTCCCCGCCGACCTTCCTGCTTTGCAGCCCGACGGCAAAACTCACCTCGTCGTGCTGTCACGCCTTGTGCCGCACAAGCGCATCGAGCAGGCCATCGATACCGTCCGCGACCTGCCCGGCGTCGTGCTCGATATCGTCGGTTCCGGCTGGTGGGAGGATCAGCTACGCACGTATGCTGCCGACCTCGGTGACCGCGTGATCTTCCACGGCCACGTCGGCGACGACCTCAAACACGCCCTGCTCGCCCGGTCCGACCTGCACCTCATGCCGTCAGCGAAGGAAGGGTGGGGCATTGCCGTCGTCGAGGCCGGCCAGCACGGCGTGCCTACCGTGGGCTACCGCGAAGCTGGCGGCCTGCGCGATTCCATCGTCGACGGCGAGACCGGCATCCTCGTCGACGACGAAGCCGAGTTCCGCGCTGCCGTCCGTGCCCTCGTCGAGGACGCTGCCCGCCGCGCATCGCTTGGCGACGCGGCCCGTTCCCGCGCCGCCCACTACTCCTGGCCGGAAACCGGCCGGAAATTCGCCTCACTGCTTCGCCGAGTCGTCGGCTAG
- a CDS encoding porin PorA family protein, with the protein MKRLYWCVAVFIIGMALGTMIAPPITLAMKPLDNGITTLTWDGPGGPVTQEIEVRGAKKDAAVTVRSPGGEFSDEISRYTAETSRGLVFLFPFQPDRRSFRFYDPASDTQGTVDYVGPSQLDGLRTYTYHGTFDGADGGKRSERTLEVDRRTGTLLRATWETPEGTYTLDDATAAAQLAHAHDRVRVLKILQVLAWLGKFTAFCAAVAGVVIFARR; encoded by the coding sequence ATGAAGCGGCTGTACTGGTGCGTCGCCGTGTTCATCATCGGCATGGCCCTGGGGACGATGATCGCCCCGCCCATCACGTTGGCGATGAAACCGCTGGACAACGGCATCACCACGTTGACCTGGGACGGTCCCGGTGGCCCCGTCACCCAGGAGATCGAGGTCAGAGGCGCGAAGAAGGACGCCGCCGTCACGGTGCGTTCGCCGGGCGGCGAATTCAGCGACGAGATCTCCCGCTACACCGCCGAAACGTCGCGCGGCCTGGTGTTCCTTTTTCCGTTCCAGCCGGACCGGCGCAGCTTCCGCTTCTACGATCCGGCCAGCGATACGCAGGGCACCGTCGACTACGTCGGCCCGAGCCAGCTCGACGGCCTGCGCACGTACACCTACCACGGCACTTTCGACGGTGCGGACGGGGGAAAGCGCTCCGAGCGCACCCTCGAGGTGGACCGCCGCACCGGCACGCTGCTCCGCGCGACGTGGGAGACACCTGAGGGCACGTACACGCTTGACGACGCCACCGCCGCCGCCCAGCTCGCCCACGCCCACGACCGGGTCCGTGTGCTGAAGATCCTGCAGGTCCTCGCGTGGCTGGGAAAGTTCACCGCGTTTTGCGCCGCGGTCGCGGGAGTGGTGATCTTTGCGCGGCGCTAA
- a CDS encoding alpha-(1->3)-arabinofuranosyltransferase family protein: MPALRTLAARRQHLLGWIALTLLSFLQAPGRTAADTKFDLTADPGAFLSAATHAYTDRFTLGQIQNQAYGYLFPHGAFFWLTEPLPDWVAQRMWWAIVMGTAFSGTVVLGRRLGLRGASSSLAAVLYALSPRVLTTLTAISSEAWPVALVPWTLAPLFAPQLRRGDVAAAVLPVALMGAVNATATMMACLPAFLLLIYRTAWKPLAGWLLGVALVSAWWIGPLLVLGRYSPPFTDFIESAYVTTRWTNLAEVLRGTTSWSPFVDTERTAGFLLVNEPVFVLVTLAVAAFGLAGLALRGMPWRGYLAVLLCCGVALLAAAHGPLGGAWLSFLDGPGAPFRNLHKLDPLVRLPLALGAGYVMTRARTPVLVAGVLATVLATSPAWTLRLAPEGTWTAVSPDWQAAAAFIDANAAGTRTLVVPQAQFARQTWGWTRDEPIQGLTSTRFAARDAVPLVDPEAVRGLDGQLAALSPEALRAIGVGAVVVRGDLASGLQPPELSDAFGKPAAFGDVSVYLVEPDRDMMIADAGSALPTVAGGGEVLPLLDAEFGYSPRTITAGAGQADIVTDTPALAKRNYGTLIGPTSAHLRDMSEGGAVRNRVPDYPSDGRRVRVAETGGTVRASSSAADATSFGGAKPAGSLTAAVDGLDDTAWHPTPGDESPWLEVAPDSPVSEVTVTATESVSATVSWDGGSREVSFKKDTPLTVDVGAGVNSDAVRVTLDEPAGISEFAAGVDRIVTVTGTGDTYFFQRLLPADDVIRRAFTTNRAGKWTLSHAAEIDGEHYEAGTVELKAGTHTIITDTETVSLSRGMRGTDWSPFDGTAAPADSDRLILTTRAFNSGLRGTIDGPGGRTELEPVRVDSGMQAFRVPAGESGTFTMSFAGETFFRASLIFGGALSLLALGLCVLWSSSPRTASRKRGGDASSPVTLAAAAAVTAAGGPVGAAAFAATLLIRRFTLIPPWALAAGSATVMGLWLARAPWPAANYAGDSVAVTVAGCVAVSCLAASAWRGPRPPRN, encoded by the coding sequence ATGCCAGCTCTGCGCACCCTCGCCGCACGCCGCCAGCACCTGCTCGGCTGGATTGCGCTGACCCTGCTGTCGTTCCTGCAGGCCCCCGGGCGGACGGCAGCGGACACCAAATTCGACCTCACCGCCGATCCCGGCGCGTTCCTCAGCGCCGCGACGCACGCCTACACCGACCGCTTCACACTGGGGCAGATCCAGAACCAGGCGTACGGCTACCTTTTCCCCCACGGAGCATTCTTCTGGCTTACGGAGCCGCTGCCGGATTGGGTGGCGCAGCGCATGTGGTGGGCGATCGTCATGGGCACCGCGTTCTCGGGCACGGTGGTGCTGGGGCGCAGGCTGGGGTTGCGGGGGGCGTCGTCAAGCCTCGCCGCGGTGCTGTACGCGCTGAGCCCGCGCGTGCTGACGACATTGACGGCGATCTCCTCTGAAGCGTGGCCTGTCGCGCTAGTGCCGTGGACGCTCGCTCCCCTGTTCGCGCCGCAACTCCGGCGGGGCGATGTGGCTGCGGCTGTGCTCCCGGTGGCGCTGATGGGCGCGGTGAACGCGACGGCCACGATGATGGCGTGCCTGCCCGCTTTCCTTCTGCTCATCTACCGCACGGCGTGGAAACCGCTCGCTGGTTGGCTGCTCGGCGTAGCGCTCGTGTCCGCATGGTGGATCGGGCCCCTTTTGGTGCTCGGCCGCTATTCACCCCCGTTCACGGACTTCATCGAGTCCGCGTACGTGACCACGCGGTGGACGAATCTGGCCGAGGTGCTGCGCGGCACGACGTCATGGTCGCCGTTCGTCGACACGGAGCGCACCGCCGGTTTCCTGCTGGTCAACGAACCCGTTTTCGTGCTGGTCACGCTCGCTGTCGCCGCCTTCGGGCTGGCTGGTCTCGCGCTGCGGGGCATGCCGTGGCGCGGCTACCTCGCCGTGCTGCTGTGCTGCGGGGTCGCTCTGCTCGCCGCGGCGCACGGCCCGTTGGGAGGCGCGTGGCTCTCCTTTCTCGACGGCCCCGGTGCCCCTTTCCGCAACCTGCACAAACTCGACCCACTGGTGCGCCTCCCGCTGGCTCTCGGCGCCGGGTACGTGATGACCCGCGCGCGTACCCCCGTGCTGGTTGCCGGTGTGCTCGCGACCGTGCTGGCGACATCGCCGGCGTGGACGCTGCGGCTCGCTCCGGAAGGCACGTGGACTGCGGTGTCCCCGGATTGGCAGGCCGCCGCCGCATTCATCGATGCCAACGCCGCCGGCACCCGCACCCTCGTCGTCCCACAGGCGCAATTCGCGCGGCAGACCTGGGGCTGGACCCGCGACGAACCAATCCAGGGCCTGACTTCCACCCGCTTCGCCGCCCGCGACGCCGTGCCGCTCGTGGATCCTGAAGCGGTCCGCGGACTCGACGGGCAGCTCGCCGCCCTCAGCCCCGAGGCGCTCCGCGCGATCGGCGTCGGCGCCGTCGTGGTGCGCGGTGACTTGGCCTCGGGCCTGCAGCCGCCGGAGCTCAGCGATGCATTCGGAAAACCTGCCGCGTTCGGGGATGTCTCCGTCTACCTCGTTGAACCGGACCGGGACATGATGATCGCGGACGCCGGCTCCGCCCTTCCCACTGTCGCCGGCGGCGGCGAGGTCCTGCCCCTGCTGGACGCTGAATTCGGCTACTCCCCGCGCACTATCACCGCCGGTGCCGGGCAGGCCGATATCGTCACCGACACCCCCGCTCTAGCCAAGCGCAATTACGGCACCCTTATCGGCCCGACCTCCGCGCACCTGCGCGACATGAGCGAAGGCGGCGCGGTGCGCAACCGCGTCCCCGACTACCCCTCCGACGGCCGGCGTGTGCGGGTGGCGGAGACCGGCGGCACGGTCCGCGCTTCCTCGTCCGCCGCCGACGCGACCTCTTTTGGCGGCGCGAAACCCGCCGGGTCACTCACCGCCGCCGTCGACGGGCTCGACGACACCGCCTGGCACCCCACTCCCGGCGATGAGTCCCCGTGGCTCGAAGTCGCGCCCGACTCCCCCGTCAGCGAGGTCACCGTCACCGCCACCGAATCCGTGTCCGCCACAGTGAGCTGGGACGGGGGATCGCGCGAAGTCTCGTTCAAGAAAGACACACCCCTCACCGTCGACGTCGGCGCCGGCGTCAACTCGGACGCGGTCCGCGTCACGCTGGATGAGCCGGCCGGGATCAGCGAATTCGCCGCTGGCGTGGACCGCATAGTCACCGTGACCGGCACGGGCGACACCTATTTCTTCCAGCGCCTTCTTCCCGCCGACGACGTCATCCGCCGGGCCTTCACCACCAATCGCGCCGGGAAGTGGACGCTCTCGCACGCAGCGGAAATCGACGGCGAGCATTACGAGGCAGGCACCGTGGAGCTAAAGGCCGGCACGCACACCATCATCACGGACACCGAGACAGTCTCGTTGAGTCGCGGCATGCGCGGCACGGACTGGTCGCCTTTCGACGGCACCGCCGCCCCCGCCGACTCCGACCGCCTCATCCTGACCACGCGCGCCTTCAACTCAGGTCTGCGCGGAACTATCGACGGACCCGGCGGCCGCACCGAGCTGGAACCCGTCCGCGTCGACTCCGGCATGCAGGCCTTCCGCGTCCCCGCCGGCGAGTCGGGCACGTTCACCATGTCTTTCGCGGGCGAGACTTTCTTCCGCGCCAGCCTCATCTTCGGCGGCGCACTGAGCCTGCTCGCACTCGGACTGTGCGTGCTGTGGAGCTCCTCCCCACGCACCGCCTCAAGGAAACGCGGCGGCGATGCCTCATCACCAGTCACGCTCGCGGCCGCTGCCGCCGTCACCGCCGCCGGAGGCCCGGTCGGCGCAGCCGCCTTCGCTGCGACCCTGCTGATCCGCCGCTTCACACTCATTCCCCCATGGGCGCTCGCCGCCGGCTCCGCCACGGTCATGGGCCTGTGGCTGGCGCGGGCTCCGTGGCCGGCCGCGAATTACGCGGGCGACTCTGTGGCGGTGACGGTCGCAGGCTGTGTCGCGGTGAGCTGCCTCGCAGCCAGCGCATGGCGGGGACCTCGACCACCTCGTAACTGA
- a CDS encoding DUF2613 domain-containing protein gives MTSVIRTSRSDQSWSRRTLGPVLASSVTGIVLGVVGVVGIASFSGQNQVPSGNAVPADEAVLGGPEYGSRQ, from the coding sequence ATGACCTCCGTGATCCGCACCAGCCGCTCAGACCAGTCTTGGTCCCGCCGCACGCTCGGGCCTGTGCTGGCCAGTTCGGTCACCGGTATCGTGCTCGGTGTCGTCGGTGTGGTGGGCATCGCATCTTTCTCCGGCCAGAACCAGGTGCCGTCGGGCAACGCCGTCCCGGCCGATGAAGCGGTGCTCGGCGGGCCGGAGTACGGCTCCCGGCAGTAG
- a CDS encoding glycoside hydrolase family 3 N-terminal domain-containing protein, which translates to MRTVTVSATVALGALTCMFVAACAGPEPARVTVEETETHTVTVTPPPELPADLRERVASLMVVGVKNYDEARAALEQGAGGLFLPSWSDPALLTEEGRNINALRKEFNRPFTVGIDFEGGRVQRHADVIGSFPPPRELAQQSPEVIRGSGYDVGRALARYGINVDYAPLLDVDAAGLDVVGDRAFGSSPERVAEVAVLFAQGLADAGVTPTFKHFPGHGRASGDTHHTLAQTPPIQDLNVFDLAPYAAVLPKFPHASVMVGHIVVPGVGDGKSPSSLNPNVYRMLRTGDYPGGAPFEGVAVTDDLSGMRAVTDLMPTPDAVRSAIAAGADQALWSSGDGLREAIDGTVAAVEAGEIPSARIDEAARRVQLQLIDGPR; encoded by the coding sequence ATGCGCACTGTCACTGTGTCCGCGACTGTCGCCCTCGGTGCGCTGACCTGTATGTTCGTAGCGGCGTGCGCGGGGCCCGAACCGGCGCGGGTGACGGTTGAGGAGACCGAAACGCACACGGTGACCGTGACCCCGCCGCCGGAACTGCCTGCTGATCTGCGCGAACGGGTCGCCTCGCTGATGGTCGTCGGAGTGAAGAATTACGATGAGGCGCGCGCCGCGCTCGAGCAAGGCGCAGGCGGGCTGTTCCTGCCCAGCTGGTCAGACCCCGCACTGCTCACCGAGGAAGGGCGCAACATCAACGCCCTGCGGAAAGAATTCAACCGCCCGTTCACCGTCGGAATCGACTTCGAGGGCGGGCGGGTGCAGCGCCACGCGGACGTGATCGGCTCCTTCCCGCCGCCGCGCGAGCTCGCGCAACAATCCCCGGAAGTGATCCGCGGCAGCGGCTACGATGTGGGCCGTGCGCTGGCGAGATACGGGATCAATGTCGACTACGCCCCGCTTCTCGACGTGGACGCGGCCGGGCTCGACGTCGTGGGCGACCGCGCGTTTGGCTCCTCTCCGGAGCGCGTCGCCGAAGTCGCTGTGCTCTTCGCGCAGGGGCTCGCCGATGCCGGAGTGACGCCCACCTTTAAGCACTTCCCCGGCCACGGACGTGCCAGCGGCGACACACACCACACGCTCGCGCAGACTCCGCCGATCCAGGATCTCAACGTCTTCGACCTCGCCCCCTACGCGGCGGTCCTGCCCAAATTCCCGCACGCGTCCGTGATGGTGGGGCACATCGTGGTGCCCGGTGTCGGCGATGGGAAGAGCCCGTCGTCGCTCAACCCGAACGTCTACCGCATGCTGCGTACCGGCGACTACCCGGGCGGCGCTCCGTTCGAAGGTGTCGCCGTCACCGACGACTTGTCCGGCATGCGCGCGGTCACCGACCTCATGCCCACCCCCGATGCCGTCCGCAGCGCCATCGCCGCAGGTGCCGACCAAGCGCTGTGGTCCTCCGGCGACGGCCTGCGCGAAGCCATCGACGGCACTGTCGCCGCCGTGGAGGCCGGGGAGATTCCCTCCGCGCGCATCGACGAAGCCGCTCGCCGGGTCCAGCTGCAGCTTATCGACGGCCCCCGGTAG
- a CDS encoding VanW family protein, protein MQARRGTGGSRGVKVAVGFLIGLIVILLGLYLADIAFNRGNVPRGTAVGGVEVGGMAPAAAVEKLGSELGDVNDKPVTVTAAEEKTEFVPASAGLGPDWQATVDAAGTESFNPVTRLLGLFRTNEVDIVSTSDDSALAPTVERVAKDLTVEPADGAVAIEGGEPKVTDPKLGQDIDTDELKRAMSANWLNPAGVEIEPEVTEPAIGEDLVKETVDGPVARALDGPLTLKGQKETDAVIDGEKMGEVVTFRNDPKQRRIVPEVNTEAAQGIFAEQLKDTVKEGKNATISASGEVSPSVDGNEIRWEETMRGFGDRVLGDQPRTWEAQYKEVPATFTTEQAKNATFDDIVGEFTTGGYSSASGTNISIVADTVNGAVVSPGETFSLNGYTGPRGTAQGYVSSGIIIDGRAGNAVGGGISQFATTLYNASYFAGMTDVDHTPHSYYISRYPAGREATVYEGAIDLAFKNDTPHPVKIETSFGGGEITVRLKGVKDREVESINGGRWAYTSPSPKTVSGGECIPSGGAQGFTTSDTRIVRDLSGKEISRETQTTVYNPQPIVQCG, encoded by the coding sequence GTGCAAGCTAGACGCGGGACCGGCGGGTCCCGCGGCGTGAAGGTCGCCGTCGGCTTCCTCATCGGCCTGATCGTGATCCTGCTGGGGCTGTACCTGGCGGACATCGCGTTCAACCGCGGCAATGTCCCGCGCGGCACCGCCGTCGGCGGAGTCGAGGTCGGCGGGATGGCGCCCGCGGCAGCCGTGGAGAAGCTCGGCAGCGAACTCGGTGACGTCAACGACAAGCCGGTGACCGTCACCGCTGCGGAGGAGAAGACCGAGTTCGTTCCGGCCAGCGCGGGTCTCGGCCCCGACTGGCAGGCAACCGTGGATGCCGCGGGAACAGAATCGTTCAACCCCGTCACCCGGCTGCTGGGGTTGTTCCGCACCAATGAAGTCGACATCGTTTCCACCTCCGACGACTCCGCGCTGGCGCCCACCGTCGAGCGTGTGGCTAAGGACCTCACCGTCGAACCCGCCGACGGTGCCGTCGCCATCGAAGGTGGTGAACCCAAGGTCACCGACCCCAAGCTGGGCCAGGACATCGACACCGACGAGCTCAAGCGCGCCATGAGCGCCAACTGGCTCAACCCCGCCGGCGTCGAAATCGAGCCGGAGGTCACCGAGCCCGCCATCGGCGAGGACCTCGTCAAGGAAACCGTCGACGGTCCTGTCGCCCGTGCGCTCGACGGTCCACTGACGCTGAAAGGCCAGAAAGAGACTGACGCAGTGATCGACGGTGAGAAGATGGGCGAAGTGGTCACCTTCCGCAACGACCCCAAACAGCGCCGCATCGTGCCCGAGGTCAACACCGAAGCTGCGCAGGGCATCTTCGCCGAGCAGCTCAAAGACACCGTGAAGGAAGGCAAAAACGCCACTATCTCCGCCTCCGGCGAGGTCAGCCCGTCCGTCGACGGCAACGAGATTCGCTGGGAGGAGACCATGAGGGGCTTCGGCGACCGCGTCCTCGGCGACCAGCCCCGCACGTGGGAGGCCCAGTACAAAGAGGTTCCCGCTACCTTCACCACAGAACAGGCGAAGAACGCGACCTTCGACGACATTGTCGGCGAGTTCACCACCGGCGGCTACAGCTCCGCCTCCGGCACCAACATCTCGATCGTCGCCGACACCGTCAACGGCGCGGTGGTCAGCCCCGGCGAGACTTTCTCCCTCAACGGCTACACCGGTCCCCGCGGCACGGCCCAGGGTTACGTCTCCTCCGGCATCATCATCGACGGCCGCGCCGGTAACGCCGTCGGCGGCGGCATTTCCCAGTTCGCCACCACCCTGTACAACGCCTCCTACTTCGCGGGCATGACGGACGTCGACCACACGCCGCACTCCTATTACATTTCCCGCTACCCGGCCGGCCGTGAGGCCACCGTCTACGAAGGCGCGATTGACCTGGCGTTCAAGAATGACACCCCGCATCCCGTCAAGATCGAAACCAGTTTCGGCGGCGGCGAGATCACCGTCCGCCTCAAAGGTGTCAAGGACCGCGAAGTCGAGTCCATCAACGGCGGGCGCTGGGCCTACACTTCCCCGAGCCCCAAGACCGTCTCCGGCGGCGAATGCATCCCGTCCGGTGGCGCCCAGGGATTCACCACTTCCGACACCCGCATCGTCCGCGACCTGTCCGGCAAAGAAATCTCCCGCGAGACCCAGACCACGGTGTACAACCCGCAGCCGATCGTGCAGTGTGGCTAA